AAATTTATAATCTAATTATTACAAAATTCTAGCGTATAAATGTAAATGAACACTGTTAACAGTACAGTCTTTTTGCTTTTGTCTCGTATGTGATGCTGAGCCGATCTAGTGCTGTGCAAACCAGTTCCTATAATTGCAGGTACCAGGGTGTTAGTTTTGGGACTGATGAAAAGGGTTTTGATGGGAGCTTTTGTGTAGACAGATTCCTTGTGTAGTGCTACATGATCATTTAATGCACCGGTCTGTGGTTGTAGTTCCAGTATTCCTTGCAGATGCCTCTCCACAAGTACCCTCCGCGGGTCTGGGAAGCTCTGAAGCTGAAGCAGGGGATCTACACCCGGCTGCCAGGACACTACCTGCGCTCCCTGCAAGAGAGTCGCCCGCCCGCCGCGGTGCACTGGAAACCCCTGGGGGTCAGCTCCCACGTGAACCCCAAGACAGGGCATCGTGAGCGGGTGCAGGATGTTCCCATCCCTGCCTACTTCCCCCCGGAGTCTCAGAGCGGCATGTGGGGGGGTGAGGGCTGGATAGTGGGATACAGATACGCCAACAACGACAAGGTGAGAGAATCGACTGGAACAGGGGGGTCCCACAATGCAGCAGCATTCTCTCTTTTATGTTAGACGCCTTCTACGTGGCACGTTCATGAACAGTACAGCTTTTTAAAACCTTGGCATATAAAGAGCGACTGAAGACCCAGGGGGGTTTAAGAGATGTTTCATTGTATTGTGCTTTGTTGGACAGCTCTCCAACCGTCTGAAGAAGGTGTGGAAGCCCCAGCTGTTTAACAGGGAGCTGTACAGTGAGATTCTCGACCACAAGTTCAAAATCGCAGTGACGGCGCGCACGCTGGACCTCGTCGACGCAGTTTACGGGTTTGATTTCTACATCCTCCGGGTAAGCATCCACGCGAGACGAACTTTAAAACTCTGCACTGTTCGTTTACCTGGTGGGTCAGCTGGATATAATATAGCTGAGGGCCCTGCTGTTGTCCCTTCTCTTGATTCCCTACTGCTAATCGTCTCCAGCATGCATTCTTTATAACAGTAGCATaggcattgttttgtttgttttttctcttatttCGTGAAAATTTGGCGTTTGTTGTGTTGAAACCAATTGTGAACTGTGTTCCATCAATAAAGATCCTCTACTGAAACGGAGTGCTTTGATGTTGGTTCCTGCTTCATCACCTTAGTTTGTTTTCCAGACTCCACAGGAAGACTTGAACTCCAAGCTGGCGATGGATTTGAAAAGGGCCATGCTGTTGCGACTGGCTTGCAAAGACACTGAGATGTACCCTGAAAACCCAGCAAAGAGAGAGACTGTATTTAACAAATACAAGGTGAGAAAATGGGCTTTAATCCAGGTGCAAATACCTGTTTAAAACCAATCACACAACTTCTGCTTGTCTCAGAAACGGAGGATACGCTTGGAAAGTCTAGTGTAATTGTCAGTATATTGGTGGTATTACTGAAGAGGGTAGGAGATGCTACACAgagtatttgtaaatgtttagcAGGATGTTGGGACCACGATGTAAAAATCAAgttacattttaactgcagtttccCGTTTGCTGTTCCCAGGAGTTTGTGATGCCTTTGGAGGAGGTTGAGTGGGTAGGACTCAGCCTGGAAGAAGCTGTGGAGAAGCAGAGGCTGCTGGAGAAGAAGGTATGGAGGCTGTGCAAACTTACATAAGACTGTCGGATCTagagaaacacaaaaataaactgtgcttGCCTTACTCTTTCGACGAACGCATGAGGATCAGAGTTAGCCAGTGGAACGAATTGTCTAGTCAAGCACTAGAGGCACAGTCCTTCGCACTTGTTGGTGACAGTAAGTGTTTCTAGCTGCCCGTCACAACCCTTTTGCTGCCAGTCAGACTGATGGCCAGCTTCAACCTCTGCCTGTCAACTAGCTTTTGAAACAGTCTCCCGAAGGGTAATTATCAGTTAACAGGAAGGCTGGCAAAGCTGGGCACGGAAATGTATAGCAAGAAGCCAGGACAGTGTGGTACTTTTGAGTCTCACCACCAGAGGGTGCCATCTGAAAGATAACAGCTAACTGTGATTAATGGTTCTATCCTTGATCCCTGTCCACATCCCTCTGTCTCCCAGGACGCTGAGCCTCTGTTTAAAGGCTTCGTGGAGGAGTTGGTGCAGGAGCTTGCCACTCGGAAGCTGTCCGAGCCAGAGATTGTGGAGAAGAAATCCTGAAGAGTGGGTCTAGGTAGCCTAGTGTTCATCTTCTGGTGAGGACCTCAGCGAGAGTATCCAAGCAGATCTGCCAGGGTAGAGACGAATATCAGATCCCCACTGCACTGCAGTttggctcaaactgctgtgcaatagaagCTTTACTGCCATCCTTGCAGAGTCCAAGGAACCTATAGTCAATGACAcaccactaaccctaaccctgtactCTTCTCCCAGTAAACATCTGGACTTTAAACAACCCACTAAGTGTTATGTTTCACAAATTGCTATATCCACATATCTGGTTTTGGGTTTCTTCTGTTCGGAATTcccgtatttatttatttaagctttGCTTTGTAAGTTTGTTTCTCGAAGAATCGTAAAATTCcaataaaatgcaatgtttaGTGAATGATATTTAGGCTGGTTTGTTTGTTCATCTTCTGTAGCTGTTTACCGATGGAAGTGAAGTTGTTGAATGTCACATTGTTTTGCCAGCGTCTTGTATTGTAGTGGCTAGACGATCCGAACGGGACTGAAGTTTCGAGTGGGGGGGCGTGGTTTGCGTACTGTTGGAACACCATCTCTCCAAGCGCCGCTGATGGTGCACCTCACCTTAAGTGCAGGATGCGATAGGGAGAGTTTTATATTTCCGACTACATGAATGTTCTGAATCTTATTATACTGTCAGCTGGACGAGGTGAATTCATTCCAAATAGCAGTTGTACGGAACCTGTGATTGATACATGCAGGTGATCTCTGAATCTCCTGTAATGTCTAGTTGCTGATTGGATTgcagactgcagatggaattgCCTGCAGCTCCAGTTTGATATTGGGTTGAAATAGGATTGTCCACCAGATGGCGCCACGCAACCTACACATTTTCTAGTGCAGTGCACGTACTTAAACACTATAGTTACACTGagactgtgtgtttttgttgccTTGTAGTCCTGGATCCCCTTGTGGTCAGTTGTGAGTTTTGTATTCAACACTTGTAATTCTGAATGAATTCTGTTACTAGCCCCTGCTGGGCTTCAGGAGGGTAACAGAACCTGGAGATATCTGTAGGCGTGCGTCTTTCTTTCATCGCATATTAATAACATAAGACAACTTATCGACAAGAAGAGGGCATTTTGCCCATCAGAGCTCGTCCAATTCCAAGTAGCCAatttgatctcaaaactttgtcaaattgggtTTTAAAGGATTTCAGTGATTCACATGGCTAGGTAGCCCATTTCATACCCTTCccacactgtgtgaagaagtgtctccttccctaaGTATCTCCACTTATTTCCAATTGTGTTTTCAGGTCCTggtttaaagtattggttaggggttAACTTTATTGTGGTCATGAGCGATTGCTGTAGAACCACTGAGTGGGATGTAGGCTATACTTGTTAAAGAGGAACTACTGATGGGGAAATCAATCGCATCAACAAAAGAGAGGTCCTGTTTCTCATGAAAAAGGCTGTAACTCCAGCTATCAGTCCAGAAGCACCTAGGAAGATGCTTCTGATCAACAGCATCTCAACAACAAAGAGCAGGCTGCtttcacatcaaaaaaaaaaaaaaaaaaaaaagtcttttgtggtgtttgttttgctgtgtcgGCAACATGGATTTCTGAGGTGTACAGTCCCAATCCTATCCCAGTTCCTCTTTCACACAGCGATTGTGGTCAGAGACACTAATAAACATATGCACGTCACAGGTTGTATTCTGAGCTGCACACAGTTGTAACATTGAGGAGATCTGTACTCTTACTCCAGTCAGCAAATATGCATTACGTAGGGGAGTAACACAGGCCAGCCTACTCTATTTGAGTGTTTATTTGGGCCTCAAAGGCCCTTTTCTCACGGGCAcaaactttttattgttttacaaatgaTTTTTACAATTGGCAGGTGTCACTATATATCCTAAATAATACTTGAACATCTCGGGCCACATATTCAAAATGAATTCATGAGACGCCTGCTGAAGAATATCCTTTTAAAGCGTTGCATTATTGCATTTACTCTggtcctgtgtttttattttttagtaagtCTGTCTTGCTTTAGACGCCTGCCGTAGGCATGTGTGATACAGGCTAGATCAATCTGTGATATCTGGCACAGTAGTCTCCATGTATTGGAACACCTCCTAAGGAAACGCCCTTGTGGTGAagcagatttttcccattgtaaatgttccTGCTAAAgtaacaggaactttgcttaaaagaacttTTGGCGCTGCTCAAGATGTGTTCACAACTGACGCAGTACCGTTTTGTAACCTGATCGCtcctcatcatcaaacttaaattcaaatggcttattcagtcttttcaaaagttttggcgtttcccattctggtgagctGCTTCACCACTCTGTCAAATAAATTTATACATGTAATGAATATTGCATCTGTACAGGTACTCATAATGAACCTAGAGCTGCTGCTAaggtgtgtaggggtgctgtgttaatttagtgtgacagtttattaatgttgGTTTGCTTGTTGCTTCATTATTATAGCTTATTAACATACACCTgactattgcttttctcttattctgttcatttcttATGTTGATGCACCTACATcatatcaagtaaaaaaaaaaataaaaattatttgattcatattgtgtccaGTCGTCAACTCTGTCTTGGAGAACACTTTGCCTGAAATGTGTTGAAATGTTGAAATTGAAATGTGAGCAATGCCAGTGGACTGCCCTTTTTGGTGGTGCAGATTGGGCTTGGTCCCAGTACACCTCTGATGCCCTGTGTTAGCTCATTACAGGATGCAGGTTGGGTGCTGGGGAATTTTTTCTGTTGGTGGTATTCATTTGCTTTGATTAGCACTGTGGTCGTCAGAGAATTTCACTTTGAGAAATACCCTTATTAATGCCTTTGGAAGCCAGGAAGgtgtaaaacttaaaaaaaaaaaaaaaagcaaggttcAAAAAACTGTTCCAACACTggggcttttttttaaatctttgcatGTTTTTGATTTCGGAATGAGTCGAGGGAAACTGCTAAAAGCTCCTGTTAACCCTTTGAAGGGCGGGGTACGTTTACGACTTTGTGACCTGGTCCTGTTTGAAAAAGGTGAGGGTGCCGGTACGGCAGAAAGAGGCTGTATGTGTGCTCAAAACAATTTTCACATTCTCATTCTGAAATTTGCTGATTGCTGtgacagaacactgacaggatatGGGTTCTTGAAGCCCATTTCAGTCTCGGGTTTTAGTCATCGTTTTTTGGTACCACCAAGTGTTAGATGATAAATCCGGTGACCAGCAATGAATCATATACGTTCTTCTTTATAACTGTCAGCGCAAGTTGTAGTGCTT
The sequence above is drawn from the Polyodon spathula isolate WHYD16114869_AA chromosome 35, ASM1765450v1, whole genome shotgun sequence genome and encodes:
- the LOC121303889 gene encoding 39S ribosomal protein L28, mitochondrial-like isoform X1, producing MCGKLTPMSVFQYSLQMPLHKYPPRVWEALKLKQGIYTRLPGHYLRSLQESRPPAAVHWKPLGVSSHVNPKTGHRERVQDVPIPAYFPPESQSGMWGGEGWIVGYRYANNDKLSNRLKKVWKPQLFNRELYSEILDHKFKIAVTARTLDLVDAVYGFDFYILRTPQEDLNSKLAMDLKRAMLLRLACKDTEMYPENPAKRETVFNKYKEFVMPLEEVEWVGLSLEEAVEKQRLLEKKDAEPLFKGFVEELVQELATRKLSEPEIVEKKS
- the LOC121303889 gene encoding 39S ribosomal protein L28, mitochondrial-like isoform X2, translated to MPLHKYPPRVWEALKLKQGIYTRLPGHYLRSLQESRPPAAVHWKPLGVSSHVNPKTGHRERVQDVPIPAYFPPESQSGMWGGEGWIVGYRYANNDKLSNRLKKVWKPQLFNRELYSEILDHKFKIAVTARTLDLVDAVYGFDFYILRTPQEDLNSKLAMDLKRAMLLRLACKDTEMYPENPAKRETVFNKYKEFVMPLEEVEWVGLSLEEAVEKQRLLEKKDAEPLFKGFVEELVQELATRKLSEPEIVEKKS